One segment of Stomatobaculum sp. F0698 DNA contains the following:
- a CDS encoding PTS beta-glucoside transporter subunit IIBCA, giving the protein MKYGLLRKGVGFMALDYRKCAQEIVDHIGGRENVAQAAHCATRLRLVIQDNSKVDKNYLDNVEGVKGMFESNGQLQLIIGTGTVNKVYEEFLNITGMTAATKDDVKAAAAAQQPLWKRLLKPIGDVFVPILPAIVASGLMMGLVEALAKIPGLGFAGSDWFAFLDMVANTAFAYLPVIVAVSAARVFGGNIFLGAVVGLLMIHSSLTNGWNAANGYEVWYLFGKIQIFPNYALGQINQLGYQGHVIPVILSVFCMSKIEKWFHDHVPEMLDLFITPLCTVMITALLTFMVIGPIFSGLETMVLNGAELLVHNPLGAMIMGAIYPATVVMGLHHMYNVIEAGMLGSVGLNTWMPIASAANFAQFGACLAVGIKARSQKTKSIAVPSALSASLGITEPAIFGVNMRFYKPFLAGMVGGAVGALFGALMGLGATAYGVTGLPGYLTVNKPLLYTVLLAISGGIAFAASWVLFKEENTEAPAAAEEKKEAPAKEENFIGEVVIRCEAGTIAAPVKGQAVKQEDIPDETFAQGILGAGLGIQPEEGVVYAPFDGTISSVAESKHAIGISGAGDMELLIHVGIDTVAMNGDGFEPLISEGDSVKLGQPILRFSREKIKAAGHPDLVVVLLTNSDDYTSVEIS; this is encoded by the coding sequence GTGAAATACGGGTTGCTTCGGAAAGGGGTTGGATTTATGGCACTGGATTACAGGAAGTGCGCACAGGAAATCGTCGACCACATCGGTGGGCGTGAGAATGTCGCACAGGCCGCGCACTGCGCGACGAGACTCAGGCTGGTGATCCAGGACAACAGCAAGGTCGACAAGAACTACCTCGACAATGTGGAAGGCGTCAAAGGCATGTTTGAGTCGAACGGACAGCTGCAACTGATCATCGGCACGGGAACGGTCAACAAGGTCTATGAGGAGTTCCTGAACATTACCGGTATGACGGCGGCCACGAAGGACGATGTCAAGGCCGCAGCGGCCGCACAGCAGCCGCTCTGGAAGAGACTCTTAAAGCCGATCGGCGATGTCTTTGTCCCGATTCTGCCGGCCATTGTCGCCTCGGGTCTCATGATGGGACTGGTGGAGGCACTCGCTAAGATTCCGGGACTCGGCTTTGCCGGTTCCGACTGGTTTGCCTTCCTCGACATGGTCGCGAACACGGCCTTTGCCTACCTGCCGGTCATCGTGGCGGTTTCGGCGGCACGTGTCTTCGGCGGCAACATCTTCCTCGGCGCGGTCGTGGGTCTCTTGATGATTCACTCTTCGCTGACGAACGGCTGGAATGCGGCGAACGGCTATGAGGTCTGGTATCTCTTCGGAAAGATACAGATTTTCCCGAACTATGCCCTGGGACAGATTAACCAGCTCGGCTATCAGGGCCACGTGATTCCGGTCATCCTGTCTGTCTTCTGTATGAGTAAGATTGAGAAGTGGTTCCACGACCACGTGCCGGAGATGCTGGATCTCTTCATTACCCCGCTCTGCACGGTGATGATCACGGCGCTCCTCACCTTTATGGTAATCGGACCGATTTTCTCGGGTCTTGAGACCATGGTATTAAACGGCGCGGAACTCTTGGTGCACAATCCGCTCGGCGCTATGATTATGGGTGCGATTTACCCGGCGACCGTCGTCATGGGTCTGCACCACATGTATAATGTGATTGAGGCGGGCATGCTCGGTTCCGTGGGCTTAAACACCTGGATGCCGATTGCAAGTGCGGCAAACTTCGCACAGTTCGGTGCCTGCCTCGCGGTCGGCATCAAGGCGAGAAGTCAGAAGACCAAGAGCATCGCGGTGCCCTCGGCGCTCTCCGCTTCTCTCGGCATTACCGAGCCGGCAATCTTCGGTGTCAACATGCGCTTTTATAAGCCTTTCCTCGCGGGTATGGTCGGCGGCGCGGTCGGTGCACTCTTCGGTGCCTTGATGGGCCTCGGCGCAACGGCTTACGGTGTGACCGGTCTCCCGGGCTACCTCACCGTCAACAAGCCGCTGCTCTATACGGTGTTGCTTGCGATTTCCGGCGGCATTGCGTTCGCGGCGTCCTGGGTCCTGTTTAAGGAAGAGAACACGGAAGCTCCGGCGGCTGCGGAAGAGAAGAAGGAAGCACCCGCAAAAGAAGAGAACTTTATCGGCGAAGTTGTGATTCGCTGTGAGGCGGGCACGATTGCGGCACCGGTCAAGGGACAGGCGGTAAAGCAGGAGGATATTCCGGACGAGACCTTTGCCCAGGGCATACTCGGTGCGGGCCTCGGCATTCAGCCGGAGGAAGGCGTGGTGTATGCGCCCTTTGACGGCACGATTTCCTCGGTTGCGGAGTCCAAGCACGCAATCGGCATCAGCGGTGCGGGCGATATGGAGCTGTTGATTCATGTCGGCATCGACACAGTGGCAATGAATGGAGACGGTTTCGAGCCGTTGATCTCCGAGGGCGACAGCGTGAAGCTGGGTCAGCCGATACTCCGCTTCTCCAGAGAGAAGATCAAGGCAGCGGGGCATCCGGATCTGGTCGTCGTGTTGCTCACCAACTCGGACGATTACACGAGCGTAGAAATCAGTTGA
- the tsaD gene encoding tRNA (adenosine(37)-N6)-threonylcarbamoyltransferase complex transferase subunit TsaD, translating into MRILAIESSCDETAAAVVEDGRTVRSNVIYSQIETHTLYGGVVPEIASRAHIEKINQVVEQALENAEMTLREVDAVAVTYGPGLVGPLLIGVSAAKAMAWAAGKPLIGINHIEGHVSANFIANPDLKPPFLCLIVSGGHTNLVMVEDYGKFRILGQTRDDAAGEAFDKVARSVGLGYPGGPKIDKKAREGNPDAIAFPRAKVAGSPYDFSFSGLKSAVLNYQNHAKMTGEEIPVADLVASFQKAAVEVLVSHTMEAARDYGCKTIAMAGGVAANSALREAMRLACEAAGYTLTYPELGLCTDNAAMIGSAAYYEYQAGRRSGWDLNAVPNLKLGER; encoded by the coding sequence ATGCGAATTCTTGCAATCGAAAGTTCTTGCGATGAGACGGCGGCGGCGGTCGTAGAGGACGGCAGAACCGTGAGGTCGAATGTGATTTACTCCCAGATTGAGACCCACACGCTCTACGGCGGTGTGGTTCCGGAGATCGCATCGCGTGCGCACATCGAAAAAATCAACCAGGTCGTAGAGCAGGCACTCGAAAACGCGGAGATGACGCTTCGGGAGGTGGATGCCGTCGCGGTGACCTACGGTCCCGGACTCGTGGGACCGCTCTTAATCGGCGTCTCTGCGGCAAAGGCCATGGCTTGGGCGGCGGGCAAGCCCTTAATCGGTATAAACCACATCGAGGGGCATGTCTCGGCGAATTTTATTGCGAATCCGGATTTAAAGCCGCCCTTCCTCTGTCTCATTGTGTCCGGCGGACACACAAATCTCGTGATGGTCGAAGACTACGGAAAGTTCCGCATCCTCGGGCAAACCCGGGACGATGCGGCGGGCGAGGCCTTCGACAAGGTGGCGAGATCGGTGGGGCTCGGTTACCCGGGAGGGCCGAAGATCGATAAAAAGGCGCGGGAGGGAAATCCCGATGCCATCGCCTTTCCGCGCGCCAAGGTCGCGGGTTCGCCCTATGATTTCAGCTTCAGCGGCTTAAAGAGTGCGGTGTTGAACTATCAGAATCACGCGAAGATGACGGGGGAGGAGATTCCGGTCGCCGATCTCGTGGCCTCCTTTCAAAAAGCGGCCGTGGAGGTTCTGGTCTCCCATACCATGGAGGCCGCGCGGGATTATGGCTGCAAGACCATTGCCATGGCGGGCGGCGTCGCTGCGAACTCCGCGCTCCGCGAGGCCATGCGGCTTGCCTGTGAGGCGGCCGGCTATACCCTCACGTATCCGGAGCTCGGGCTTTGCACGGACAATGCGGCCATGATAGGTTCCGCGGCCTACTATGAGTATCAGGCGGGCAGAAGAAGCGGCTGGGATTTGAATGCCGTTCCGAATCTGAAACTCGGGGAGCGCTGA
- the ptsP gene encoding phosphoenolpyruvate--protein phosphotransferase, whose translation MQVATGKSVLNGIAIGKIKIYKAPKLEISDSLIEDVESELKRFDDARERAIEQQNALYEKALVDAGEDSAEVFSVHAMMLEDDDLLDATNEIIKTQKHTAEYAVKVAFDNQAKVFAEMDDPYMRERAADIYDIEQAVLNYLFGINADALQGTEPCILAARDLTPSETVRLDKSLLLGIITKEGSLNSHTAILARSMGIPALVQCKDVDEDWDGREAIIDGYNSCAYIEPTEDLAKSLRKRKEKDAKQKALLQELKGKSNTTIDGKTIQVYANIGGPSDIGLVQQNDAGGVGLFRSEFVYLNSRDYPSEEEQFNAYRLAVETLAPKQVIIRTCDIGADKQVEYMNMAKEENPAMGVRAIRICLTRKDFFKTQLRALLRASAYGNLGIMFPMIISMRELRECKELLAECAEELKKQGVKLGNYAVGIMVETPAAVLIADELAAECDFFSIGTNDLTQYTLAIDRQNAGLDPFLAKHHPAVLRQIKMTIDAGHRQGIWVGICGELGADLALTETFLRMGVDELSVNPVSVLPLRKIIRGIDLRKEPGAGLTDETEAVGTTTD comes from the coding sequence ATGCAGGTAGCTACCGGCAAGAGCGTTTTAAACGGGATTGCCATCGGAAAAATTAAAATTTATAAGGCGCCGAAGCTCGAAATCAGCGACAGCCTGATTGAGGATGTCGAGTCCGAACTGAAGCGTTTCGACGACGCCAGAGAGCGCGCCATCGAACAGCAGAATGCGCTCTACGAAAAGGCGCTGGTCGATGCCGGTGAGGACAGCGCGGAGGTGTTCTCCGTCCATGCGATGATGCTTGAGGACGACGATCTTCTGGATGCAACCAACGAAATCATCAAGACGCAAAAGCACACGGCGGAGTATGCGGTCAAGGTGGCCTTCGACAATCAGGCCAAGGTTTTTGCGGAAATGGATGATCCGTACATGCGGGAGAGAGCGGCGGATATCTACGACATCGAGCAGGCGGTGCTGAACTATCTCTTCGGCATCAATGCGGATGCGCTGCAGGGTACGGAGCCCTGTATTCTGGCAGCCAGGGACCTTACACCCTCCGAGACCGTGCGCCTCGATAAGTCGCTTCTCCTCGGCATCATCACCAAAGAGGGATCGCTCAACAGTCACACAGCGATACTTGCGCGTTCCATGGGCATTCCTGCCCTGGTGCAGTGCAAGGACGTGGACGAAGACTGGGACGGACGGGAAGCCATCATCGACGGCTATAATTCCTGCGCCTATATCGAACCGACCGAGGATCTTGCGAAGTCACTTCGGAAGCGCAAGGAAAAGGACGCCAAGCAAAAGGCGCTTTTACAGGAGTTAAAGGGAAAGAGCAATACGACCATAGACGGCAAGACCATTCAGGTCTATGCGAACATCGGCGGCCCCTCCGACATCGGTCTTGTACAGCAAAACGATGCGGGGGGCGTGGGCCTCTTCCGCTCGGAGTTTGTCTACCTCAATTCGAGAGACTATCCGAGTGAGGAGGAGCAGTTTAATGCTTATCGTCTGGCGGTCGAGACGCTTGCGCCGAAGCAGGTCATCATCCGTACCTGTGACATCGGAGCGGACAAGCAGGTTGAGTACATGAACATGGCGAAGGAGGAGAATCCGGCCATGGGTGTGCGCGCAATCCGCATTTGCCTGACCCGGAAGGACTTCTTTAAGACCCAGTTGAGAGCACTGCTCCGTGCATCGGCCTACGGCAACCTCGGCATCATGTTCCCGATGATTATTTCGATGCGGGAGCTCAGAGAGTGCAAGGAGTTGCTCGCGGAGTGTGCGGAAGAACTGAAGAAGCAGGGCGTGAAGCTTGGCAATTACGCAGTCGGTATCATGGTTGAGACACCGGCAGCCGTTCTGATTGCCGATGAGCTCGCGGCGGAATGCGATTTCTTCTCGATCGGAACCAACGACCTCACACAGTATACGCTGGCCATCGACCGGCAGAACGCGGGGCTGGATCCCTTCCTCGCAAAGCATCACCCGGCTGTGCTTCGGCAGATTAAGATGACCATTGATGCGGGCCATCGCCAAGGCATCTGGGTCGGCATCTGCGGTGAACTCGGCGCCGATCTCGCACTCACGGAGACCTTTCTCCGCATGGGCGTTGACGAACTTTCGGTAAACCCGGTATCTGTCCTGCCGCTCCGGAAGATTATTCGCGGCATCGACCTTCGGAAGGAACCGGGCGCGGGTCTAACGGATGAGACGGAAGCAGTGGGTACGACGACAGATTAA
- a CDS encoding HAD family hydrolase, with protein MSKLIFLDIDGTLTEAGTNTPPDSAVRAMEQARKKGHKLFLCTGRNPDMLRPLLRYPFDGMVASSGGYVKVGDKVLYDHPIPAETLKLALDTLHRNGVFCTIEGTEGSFGDADLKDFLDSTEGGNSEIERWRKALSASLGIRPMSEYAGEEIHKIVIMAREASQLAECKQLLEKDFHFVIQDVPAHGCVNGEIVSHDFDKGKGVRRIVDYFGADIADTIGFGDSMNDLEMMETVGYAVCMENGSPALKERADWVCPAVSEDGIYIAFEKLGLL; from the coding sequence ATGAGTAAGTTAATTTTTCTGGACATTGACGGAACCCTGACAGAGGCCGGTACCAATACGCCGCCCGACTCCGCGGTGCGCGCCATGGAACAGGCGCGGAAAAAGGGGCACAAGCTTTTTCTTTGTACCGGTAGAAATCCGGATATGTTGCGGCCGTTACTCCGCTATCCCTTTGACGGCATGGTGGCAAGTTCCGGCGGCTATGTTAAAGTCGGGGATAAGGTGCTCTACGACCACCCGATTCCCGCGGAGACCTTAAAGCTCGCGCTGGACACCCTTCATCGGAATGGTGTCTTCTGCACCATAGAGGGAACGGAAGGGTCCTTCGGCGATGCGGATTTGAAGGACTTTCTCGACAGTACCGAGGGCGGAAATTCCGAGATTGAGCGCTGGCGCAAAGCCTTGTCCGCGAGTCTCGGCATACGGCCTATGTCCGAGTACGCGGGAGAGGAGATTCATAAAATCGTCATTATGGCGCGGGAAGCATCGCAGCTTGCGGAGTGCAAGCAGTTGCTCGAAAAAGACTTTCACTTTGTCATCCAAGATGTGCCGGCCCACGGCTGTGTGAACGGCGAAATCGTGAGCCACGATTTTGACAAGGGCAAGGGTGTTCGCCGTATCGTCGACTATTTCGGCGCGGATATCGCAGATACCATAGGGTTCGGTGACAGCATGAATGACTTGGAGATGATGGAGACTGTCGGGTATGCGGTCTGCATGGAGAACGGTTCTCCGGCGCTCAAAGAGCGCGCCGACTGGGTCTGCCCGGCGGTCTCGGAAGACGGGATTTATATCGCGTTCGAAAAACTCGGGCTCCTGTAA
- a CDS encoding ribonuclease Z → MLDICLLGTGGMMPLPYRWLTSMMARCNGSSLLIDCGEGTQIALREKGWSPRSIDVICFTHYHADHISGLPGLLLTMGNAERHEPLLMIGPKGLERVVTALRSIAPELPFPIYFSELSEQREERKLGPYVIEAYRVNHNVLCYGYCISIPRIGRFDAARAKEQGIPLKFWNPLQKGQTITDGDKVYTPDMVLGEARRGLKVSYCTDTRPVPAIAEYAKDADLMICEGMYGEPDKQQKAREHKHMTMQEAAKLAAEAKPKELWLTHYSPSLNYPEEFMEGIRKIFPAAKAAKDGWTMELDFPEEA, encoded by the coding sequence ATGCTTGATATTTGTCTCCTTGGAACCGGCGGCATGATGCCGCTGCCGTATCGCTGGCTCACGTCTATGATGGCGCGCTGCAACGGCTCCTCGCTGCTCATTGACTGCGGGGAGGGCACGCAGATAGCGCTCCGGGAGAAGGGCTGGAGCCCGCGTTCCATCGATGTGATTTGCTTTACGCACTACCACGCGGATCACATCAGCGGGCTGCCGGGTTTGCTCCTCACCATGGGAAACGCAGAGCGCCACGAGCCGCTGCTCATGATAGGTCCGAAGGGCTTGGAGCGCGTGGTGACGGCTCTCCGGAGCATTGCGCCGGAACTCCCGTTTCCGATTTACTTTTCGGAACTCAGCGAGCAGAGAGAGGAGCGGAAGCTCGGCCCCTATGTCATCGAGGCCTACCGCGTAAATCACAATGTGCTCTGCTACGGCTACTGCATCAGCATACCCCGCATCGGCCGCTTTGACGCGGCGCGCGCCAAGGAGCAGGGCATACCGCTGAAATTCTGGAACCCCTTGCAGAAGGGACAGACCATCACGGACGGGGACAAGGTCTATACGCCGGACATGGTGCTCGGCGAAGCGCGGCGCGGACTCAAGGTCAGCTATTGCACCGACACGCGTCCGGTCCCGGCCATTGCGGAATACGCAAAGGATGCGGATCTCATGATATGCGAGGGCATGTACGGTGAGCCGGACAAGCAGCAGAAGGCGCGGGAGCATAAGCACATGACCATGCAGGAGGCGGCAAAGCTCGCGGCGGAGGCTAAGCCGAAGGAGCTCTGGCTCACGCACTACAGCCCCTCGCTCAACTACCCGGAAGAATTTATGGAGGGGATCCGAAAAATCTTCCCGGCGGCCAAGGCGGCGAAGGACGGCTGGACCATGGAACTGGATTTCCCGGAGGAGGCGTAA
- a CDS encoding IS30 family transposase, translated as MAQNEYTTNRKYRHLTREKRAQIEVLLQLKLPKSRIAREIGIARSTLYNELARGTVQQLGRNLEPYTRYFGDSGQRVYEHRRRNSHCPMKLVKAKKFVSFAVKQILTKHLAPDTICGLAKEKGCFTELVCSKTLYNYIERGLLKARNIDLALKVKRKQHRKGHPQHKRLYGLSIEARPQVVNQREEFGHWEIDTVVGRKESQSVLLTLDERITRFRHIIKIPGRSTQAVEQGLKTLRELYGERFSQVFRSITSDNGSEFASLPQLLSTIPIYYAHPYSAYERGLNEKQNSLIRRFLPKGSSFDVVTDEQIREIQNWINQLPRKSFHYSSPEELFQTVLLDLAI; from the coding sequence ATGGCCCAGAACGAGTATACCACAAATAGAAAATATCGCCACCTGACACGCGAAAAGCGTGCACAGATTGAAGTGCTGCTGCAATTAAAGCTCCCCAAAAGTCGCATCGCGCGCGAAATCGGGATTGCAAGGTCAACTTTATATAATGAACTTGCCAGAGGTACTGTACAGCAGTTAGGACGGAATCTGGAGCCATACACTCGGTACTTTGGAGATTCGGGACAGCGTGTCTACGAACATCGAAGACGAAATAGTCATTGCCCCATGAAGCTGGTGAAAGCTAAGAAGTTCGTGTCTTTTGCAGTAAAGCAGATACTGACAAAGCATCTGGCACCTGATACGATTTGCGGTCTTGCCAAAGAAAAGGGCTGTTTCACCGAGCTGGTTTGCAGCAAGACACTTTATAACTATATTGAGCGTGGATTGTTAAAAGCTCGAAATATCGATCTCGCGCTAAAGGTCAAACGTAAACAACACCGTAAGGGACATCCGCAGCATAAGCGGCTGTATGGCCTGAGTATTGAAGCTCGCCCCCAAGTAGTCAATCAGCGGGAGGAGTTTGGGCATTGGGAGATTGATACCGTGGTCGGTCGAAAGGAGTCACAATCCGTTTTGTTGACACTGGATGAGCGAATCACAAGATTTCGACACATTATAAAGATACCCGGTAGAAGCACACAAGCGGTCGAGCAAGGTTTAAAAACGCTCCGAGAGCTATACGGAGAACGATTCAGCCAAGTCTTTCGCTCCATCACAAGTGACAATGGCAGTGAATTTGCTTCACTGCCACAGTTGCTTTCCACGATACCCATATACTATGCCCATCCTTACTCCGCCTACGAACGCGGACTGAATGAAAAGCAGAACTCATTGATTCGCCGGTTCTTACCAAAAGGGAGTTCTTTTGATGTAGTTACGGATGAGCAGATAAGAGAGATACAGAACTGGATCAATCAACTCCCTCGAAAATCCTTTCATTACAGTTCGCCGGAGGAATTATTTCAGACTGTCCTACTTGATCTTGCAATCTAG
- a CDS encoding alpha-amylase family protein — MGERAGLTREFAERLEKRLDELKWLYAELYHNDENAFRYFLSMLERMYEARPEELKVLDREREQSAGWYRSNEVLGMMLYTNCFAGNLRGVREKLPYLKEAGVTYIHLMPLLASPKGRSDGGYAVADFRQVEPELGTMEDFAALASDCHKSGMSVCLDFVMNHTSEDHEWARRARAGEKEFQDRYFFFDNWNIPNDFDRTVPQVFPTTAPGNFSWCNEVGKVVMTSFYPYQWDLNYANPTVFNDMTENLFFLCNQGADIIRLDAIPYIWKSLGTDCRNLPQVHTIVRIMRMAAEIVCPATQILGEVVMEPSKVVPYFGTLEKPECHILYNVTTMATTWHTVATKDVRLLKHQLGQIFALPKQYLFLNYLRCHDDIGWGLDYGFLKQFGIDEVGHKRFLNDCLRGYFYGSDARGELYNDDPRLGDARLCGTTASLCGIEAAEYEGNVWKLDRAIRLHIMLHAFLFTQSGVPVIYSGDEIGQLNDYGYHNDPYKWDDSRYLHRGNFSWDEAALRKDTESREGRIFNALRKLETMRSEHPVFLTAADTWIIETYNDHVLGIGRYYDGEKLVALFNFSPQDETAWVNEPENYTDLMTGVPRRAQAVGIPAFDFAWLLWSREEEEKREREAEAAREAAAKEAEKERKTAEKKKASGAKKTERKPEQKPVAEAEQEADKKVKAKEEAEETAAKKTVEKAEEMKKADEKASEEATEQEAAAKQKAAEERKAAEEAARKTVEAVMRAEEAAKKSGKAGKTKRDAGKKKGTKK; from the coding sequence ATGGGAGAACGTGCAGGACTTACAAGAGAGTTTGCGGAGCGCTTGGAGAAACGTCTGGACGAGTTAAAGTGGCTCTATGCGGAACTGTACCATAATGACGAAAATGCCTTTCGGTATTTTCTTTCCATGCTCGAGCGGATGTACGAAGCGCGTCCGGAGGAACTCAAGGTCCTGGATCGGGAGCGGGAGCAGAGTGCGGGCTGGTATCGCAGCAACGAAGTACTCGGCATGATGCTGTACACGAATTGCTTCGCTGGAAATCTTCGCGGCGTGCGGGAAAAACTTCCCTATCTCAAAGAGGCAGGTGTGACTTACATTCATCTCATGCCACTGCTCGCAAGTCCCAAGGGGCGTTCGGACGGCGGGTATGCGGTGGCGGACTTCCGTCAGGTAGAGCCGGAGCTCGGGACCATGGAAGACTTCGCGGCACTTGCCTCGGATTGCCATAAAAGCGGCATGAGCGTATGCCTTGATTTTGTAATGAACCACACTTCGGAGGATCACGAGTGGGCGAGACGCGCCCGCGCCGGTGAGAAGGAGTTCCAGGACCGCTATTTCTTCTTTGACAACTGGAATATCCCGAACGACTTTGATCGCACGGTGCCGCAGGTGTTCCCGACGACCGCGCCGGGAAATTTCAGTTGGTGTAATGAAGTCGGAAAGGTGGTTATGACCAGTTTCTATCCCTATCAGTGGGATTTGAACTACGCGAACCCGACGGTCTTTAACGACATGACGGAGAACCTCTTCTTTCTCTGCAACCAGGGCGCGGATATCATCCGCCTCGATGCGATTCCGTACATTTGGAAGTCGCTCGGCACGGACTGCCGTAACCTCCCGCAGGTGCACACCATAGTCCGCATCATGCGGATGGCAGCGGAAATCGTGTGCCCGGCAACGCAGATTCTCGGCGAAGTCGTAATGGAGCCTTCGAAGGTTGTGCCTTATTTCGGAACGCTCGAAAAGCCGGAGTGCCACATACTCTACAATGTCACGACCATGGCGACGACCTGGCACACGGTGGCGACCAAGGATGTGCGCCTCTTAAAGCACCAGCTCGGACAGATTTTTGCGCTGCCGAAGCAGTATTTATTCCTCAACTACCTGCGTTGCCACGACGACATCGGCTGGGGCTTGGATTACGGCTTCTTAAAGCAGTTCGGCATAGATGAAGTGGGGCATAAGCGCTTCTTAAACGACTGCCTCCGCGGTTATTTCTACGGCTCGGATGCAAGAGGAGAGCTTTATAACGACGATCCGCGACTCGGAGACGCAAGACTCTGCGGAACCACGGCCTCGCTCTGCGGCATTGAGGCGGCGGAATACGAGGGCAATGTTTGGAAACTGGACCGCGCGATTCGCCTGCACATCATGCTGCACGCCTTTCTCTTCACCCAGTCCGGTGTTCCGGTCATTTATTCCGGAGATGAGATCGGTCAGTTGAACGATTACGGCTACCACAACGATCCCTATAAGTGGGACGATTCGCGCTACCTGCACAGAGGTAACTTCTCCTGGGACGAGGCGGCACTTCGAAAAGATACGGAGAGCCGAGAGGGCAGGATTTTCAATGCGCTCCGAAAACTCGAGACCATGCGGAGCGAACATCCGGTCTTCCTGACGGCTGCGGACACCTGGATTATCGAGACCTACAACGATCATGTTCTCGGCATAGGCCGTTATTATGACGGGGAGAAGCTGGTGGCACTGTTTAACTTCAGTCCTCAGGATGAGACCGCCTGGGTCAATGAGCCGGAAAACTACACGGATCTCATGACGGGCGTGCCGCGGCGCGCACAGGCAGTCGGCATTCCGGCCTTCGATTTTGCTTGGCTCCTGTGGAGTCGGGAAGAAGAAGAGAAGCGAGAAAGGGAGGCGGAGGCCGCGCGGGAGGCTGCGGCAAAGGAAGCTGAGAAAGAGCGGAAGACAGCCGAGAAAAAGAAGGCCTCCGGTGCAAAGAAAACGGAACGGAAGCCGGAACAAAAGCCGGTCGCAGAAGCCGAACAGGAGGCCGATAAGAAAGTCAAGGCAAAGGAAGAAGCCGAGGAAACGGCAGCAAAGAAGACGGTCGAAAAAGCGGAAGAAATGAAAAAGGCCGACGAGAAAGCAAGCGAGGAGGCCACAGAACAGGAAGCAGCCGCAAAACAGAAGGCGGCCGAAGAAAGGAAAGCGGCCGAAGAAGCGGCGCGCAAGACGGTCGAGGCCGTGATGCGAGCAGAGGAGGCCGCGAAGAAGTCCGGAAAAGCCGGTAAGACGAAGCGGGACGCCGGAAAGAAAAAGGGTACAAAGAAATGA
- the ispD gene encoding 2-C-methyl-D-erythritol 4-phosphate cytidylyltransferase, with amino-acid sequence MERKKMAAVLLAGGHGARMQSKIPKQFLLLAGHTVLWHALKALSESEIEEIVLVTPRGEAEALYRTYREEYGFCKLVAAVEGGTERCDSVFAGLTALRPRGTELVFIHDAARPFVSRELLTRMREAGERYGAAIPVLPVKDTIKLGNPEGFVADTPPRALLFAAQTPQVFFYAEICAAYEAYARARAAKDACARLATDDAQVMELFGSCPVKLVVGEEQNQKLTTPEDMARAELWIKSRETRH; translated from the coding sequence ATGGAGAGAAAAAAGATGGCGGCTGTCCTGCTTGCGGGCGGGCACGGCGCGCGCATGCAGAGCAAAATTCCGAAGCAGTTTTTGCTGCTCGCAGGGCATACCGTGCTCTGGCATGCGCTGAAGGCGCTCTCGGAGAGCGAGATCGAAGAGATTGTTTTGGTCACACCGCGGGGAGAGGCGGAAGCCCTCTACCGGACATATCGGGAGGAGTACGGCTTTTGCAAATTGGTCGCTGCCGTGGAGGGCGGCACGGAGCGCTGTGACTCGGTCTTTGCGGGACTCACTGCCCTTCGACCGCGCGGTACGGAGCTGGTTTTCATCCACGACGCCGCGCGCCCCTTTGTATCGCGGGAACTTCTTACGCGCATGCGGGAGGCGGGAGAGCGCTACGGCGCGGCCATTCCGGTGCTGCCGGTAAAGGACACGATTAAGCTCGGGAATCCGGAGGGCTTTGTCGCGGACACACCGCCGCGCGCCCTGCTCTTTGCGGCGCAGACCCCGCAGGTTTTCTTCTATGCGGAGATCTGTGCGGCCTACGAGGCCTATGCCCGGGCGCGTGCGGCAAAGGATGCGTGCGCCCGGCTCGCGACCGATGACGCGCAGGTCATGGAACTGTTCGGCAGCTGTCCCGTGAAGCTCGTGGTAGGTGAAGAACAAAATCAGAAGCTCACCACGCCGGAAGATATGGCAAGGGCGGAGCTTTGGATTAAAAGTCGTGAGACGCGGCACTGA
- a CDS encoding HPr family phosphocarrier protein encodes MKEFTYTVTDPNGIHARPAGLLVKQLKAYKSTVTIFKGDKNVDMKKLLALMGLGVKQGDLVTVRVEGEDEEACAAELEKFLKETF; translated from the coding sequence ATGAAAGAATTCACCTACACCGTTACCGACCCGAATGGCATCCACGCTCGTCCGGCAGGCCTCTTGGTCAAGCAGCTCAAGGCTTATAAGAGTACCGTCACCATCTTTAAGGGCGATAAGAACGTCGACATGAAGAAACTGCTCGCACTCATGGGCCTCGGCGTCAAGCAGGGCGATCTTGTGACCGTCCGGGTTGAGGGAGAAGATGAGGAAGCCTGCGCTGCAGAGCTTGAGAAGTTCCTGAAGGAGACGTTCTGA